One genomic segment of Chitinophaga sancti includes these proteins:
- a CDS encoding DUF3467 domain-containing protein — translation MENQQDEQAQLNIELTEEIAEGVYANLAIITHSNAEFVVDFVNVMPGMPKAKVKSRIILTPQHAKRFMKAMLDNIKKFESIHGTIQDQEPVSLPMNFGGPTAQA, via the coding sequence ATGGAAAATCAGCAGGACGAACAAGCCCAGCTCAATATAGAATTGACCGAGGAAATTGCAGAAGGTGTATACGCTAACCTGGCGATTATCACTCACTCCAATGCAGAATTTGTAGTCGATTTTGTGAATGTAATGCCCGGAATGCCCAAAGCAAAGGTAAAATCCCGCATTATCCTCACTCCTCAGCATGCAAAGCGCTTCATGAAGGCAATGTTGGACAATATCAAGAAATTCGAATCGATTCACGGAACTATTCAGGACCAGGAACCGGTATCCCTTCCCATGAACTTTGGAGGACCTACCGCTCAGGCCTAA
- a CDS encoding SusD/RagB family nutrient-binding outer membrane lipoprotein gives MFRTIKFIVPVMILMVVAGGCKRAYFYDGINEDPSQLHNPTPSSILAGVELASAYNWGGDPSRFASLFMQQTTGAANQSVSYSLYNLTPDDVDNMWNAGFYAGIMTNCDTLIRIALADGQLHYAGIGMIMMATNLGQVTDFWGDVPYTEAFQGLNNTSPKYDSQEQLYDTLHSLLDRAITFLSTDDGSEFQPSKTDDLMYEGDLNMWIKYAHSLKAKFYLHTVKVNTSAITNCLAQIASGFAAGEGASLTFVGSSAVTTQSPWFQFNDQRGDITFDGYLNDLMYAAGDDRYGVYFDTSDSTLLGSLYGSENSPVYFMSYDELKFIEAEAEFRNGNTTAAATAYNDAVAANLLRTVDSTDYLANVTKTAANITLKDIMVQKYIALFLSPETWTDWRRTGYPALTAPSGNVLNGSLPRSLYYPSSEVRYNTNTPSNTTLTRRVWWDAQ, from the coding sequence ATGTTCCGAACAATAAAATTTATCGTACCTGTAATGATATTGATGGTAGTGGCGGGAGGCTGTAAACGGGCTTATTTTTACGATGGCATCAACGAAGATCCTTCCCAGCTGCACAATCCGACACCTTCCTCCATCTTAGCGGGTGTGGAACTGGCTTCTGCTTATAATTGGGGAGGTGATCCTTCCAGGTTTGCATCTCTCTTTATGCAGCAAACGACAGGTGCTGCAAACCAATCTGTGAGTTACAGTCTTTACAACCTGACACCTGATGATGTGGATAATATGTGGAACGCAGGTTTCTATGCAGGCATCATGACAAACTGCGATACCCTGATCAGGATTGCATTGGCAGATGGTCAACTGCACTATGCAGGGATAGGGATGATCATGATGGCGACCAATCTTGGTCAGGTAACAGATTTCTGGGGAGATGTACCTTACACCGAAGCATTTCAGGGGTTGAATAACACCTCTCCAAAATACGATTCGCAGGAACAACTGTACGATACGTTGCATAGTTTGCTGGACAGGGCCATCACTTTTTTAAGCACAGATGATGGTTCTGAGTTTCAGCCCAGCAAAACAGACGACCTGATGTATGAGGGAGATCTGAATATGTGGATAAAATATGCGCATTCACTGAAAGCAAAATTCTACCTGCATACGGTAAAGGTGAATACTTCGGCTATCACTAATTGTCTGGCGCAGATCGCCAGTGGTTTTGCAGCAGGAGAGGGGGCTTCTCTCACATTTGTAGGTAGCAGTGCGGTAACGACACAGAGCCCCTGGTTCCAGTTCAATGACCAGCGGGGGGATATCACCTTTGATGGCTACCTGAATGACCTTATGTATGCTGCGGGGGATGACAGGTATGGGGTGTATTTTGATACGTCAGACAGTACGTTGTTGGGTAGTTTATATGGTTCAGAGAATTCTCCTGTGTATTTTATGAGTTATGACGAGTTGAAGTTCATCGAAGCAGAGGCAGAATTCCGGAATGGCAATACAACAGCCGCAGCTACGGCTTACAATGATGCGGTGGCAGCGAACCTGTTGAGAACGGTGGATAGTACGGATTATCTGGCGAATGTGACAAAGACAGCGGCGAATATTACACTGAAAGATATAATGGTACAAAAGTACATTGCATTGTTCCTAAGCCCTGAAACATGGACAGATTGGCGCAGAACCGGTTATCCTGCGCTGACTGCTCCTTCCGGGAATGTGTTGAATGGCTCATTGCCGAGGTCTCTTTATTATCCGAGCAGTGAGGTGAGGTATAATACGAATACCCCATCCAACACGACTTTGACGAGAAGGGTCTGGTGGGATGCCCAGTAA
- a CDS encoding Ldh family oxidoreductase: MSQIFSYPHLREFTQEVFKRMGCSDEHAATASEVLLSADLRGIDSHGVARLVGYVRLWENGRVNATPNIRVVHETPSTAVVDGDRGLGLVVAPYAMQVAIAKAANVGSGWVSVKNSNHFGIAGQHAMMALDKDMIGMAMTNASPLVAPTFATERMLGTNPIAVAIPAKTQPAFVADFATTTAANGKLEILQRKSEEAPTGWIQDKEGHSSTNPHELKDGGALLPLGGDREHGSHKGYCLGAIVDIFSAVLSGANYGPWAPPFVSFLPLAPDPVGEGLGHFLGAMRIDAFRPADEFKEHMDKWITRFRNATPVAGEQVLIPGDPEREMEAHRRQGGIPLLDPVIKDLREVGEKFKLSF, from the coding sequence ATGAGCCAGATTTTCTCCTATCCTCATTTAAGGGAATTTACCCAGGAAGTTTTTAAACGCATGGGTTGTTCAGACGAACATGCGGCAACAGCCAGTGAAGTTTTATTATCAGCAGATCTCAGAGGTATTGATTCTCATGGGGTAGCGCGCCTTGTTGGCTATGTACGCCTCTGGGAAAACGGTCGTGTAAATGCCACTCCGAACATCCGGGTAGTACATGAAACCCCCAGTACAGCTGTAGTAGATGGTGATCGTGGCCTTGGCCTGGTCGTAGCTCCTTATGCCATGCAGGTAGCAATAGCAAAAGCTGCTAACGTGGGTAGTGGCTGGGTGAGCGTAAAGAACTCCAACCATTTCGGCATTGCCGGCCAGCATGCCATGATGGCGCTGGATAAAGACATGATTGGTATGGCGATGACCAATGCCAGTCCACTGGTAGCACCAACCTTTGCCACAGAGCGTATGCTGGGTACCAACCCTATTGCAGTAGCGATTCCTGCCAAAACACAACCTGCCTTTGTAGCGGATTTCGCTACTACTACGGCTGCCAACGGTAAGCTGGAGATCCTGCAGCGTAAAAGCGAGGAAGCTCCAACCGGATGGATCCAGGACAAAGAAGGTCATTCCAGCACTAATCCACATGAACTCAAAGATGGCGGCGCCCTGTTGCCACTGGGTGGCGACCGTGAACATGGTAGTCATAAGGGATATTGCCTGGGAGCGATCGTCGATATATTTTCAGCAGTGTTGTCAGGAGCCAATTATGGTCCCTGGGCACCGCCGTTCGTAAGTTTCCTGCCATTGGCACCTGATCCTGTAGGAGAGGGGCTGGGCCACTTTCTGGGAGCCATGCGTATAGACGCCTTCCGCCCTGCTGATGAGTTCAAGGAGCATATGGACAAGTGGATCACCCGCTTCAGAAATGCAACACCGGTAGCAGGAGAGCAGGTATTGATACCTGGTGATCCTGAGCGTGAAATGGAAGCACATCGCCGCCAGGGAGGTATTCCATTACTGGACCCGGTGATAAAAGATCTGAGAGAAGTTGGGGAGAAATTTAAATTGAGCTTTTAA
- a CDS encoding SusC/RagA family TonB-linked outer membrane protein, producing the protein MLKHLLTLFIIVSLLTTLHAQQRVVTGKITGPDGGPVPFATIQVKGTNKGTTADPSGNFKLALDMDNAILQIRSVGYTMKEVPAGSGGVVNVSLAQDNQNLQEVVVTGLGIKREKKALGYAVQDVKGDELTKASQGDALRAMSGKVAGMQVIGSGGTPGAATYIKLRGTNSLTGNNQPLFVIDGIPVDNGQNYSGDPSDGTNNLLQGATNTNRGADINPEDIESVSVLKGPAAAALYGIDAANGAIIITTKKGKAGRMQVDFSTGISFDVVNRLPGIQKQYVKGSGGAIAPFLSSNRYSWGANIDTLYWDGNANEWDKHGNVVGASDAAAKTKFVPYDNTKDFWRTGATYNNSLSFTGGTDAATYRMSVSHMYQNSIVPLQSYTRTSIAMAGTLKISDRVKVSGNLNYTNDGGNMPQNGSNTSGIMLGLTRTPISFDNSNGGLKADDPNTYLLSNGLVRSYRNSTYDNPYWTINKNPYTTSVNRLIGSTQLDWNIWKDLSLTYRVGTDVYQDNRHQYYEIQSGAYSGGRVFDDRYTYRSVNSDAILTWARQLSKDFRLDVKLGNNYYSRKLDELYTQGDGLTAAGYDNISNATVQKSYNFVTPYRRVSGYFDINMDYKSMLFLEITGRNDWSSTLPKNSNSFFYPSASLGWVFTELNGLKDNDVLNFGKIRLSVAQVGKDPGEFRTRSFFAPTTFADGYTSGVSFPYDSKGAFFLDNVLGNPGLKPEKTTSYEAGLQLQFFHNRLGVDATYYYSKGTDLIVQSPIAGTSGFQFVTLNAGSIRNNGVELTLTGKILADRPFTWDMNINYSMNRSKVLKLAPGISQITVNGFTGTVIAHLPNQPAGIIYAYGWLRDSQGRIVISDKSDDYGYPVVSTAQKAVGNPNPKFLMGWGNTFSYKGFTLYTLVDWKCKGDIWNGTRGSLMAIGTSKYTLNRGSEHTFNGVLGHLSDAGEIVHTEGGSEVAGVGAVNTTAVPLDEAWYQGNGGGFGAQTESFIDDGSYVKLREVTLSYDFKGFKESKFIRGITVSTFARNIILWTPYKGIDPETSLTGATNAQGIDYFNMPGTSSYGLNLKFHF; encoded by the coding sequence ATGTTAAAACACTTACTTACCTTATTCATTATTGTATCTCTCCTCACAACACTACATGCACAACAACGTGTGGTAACCGGTAAAATCACCGGTCCTGATGGAGGTCCAGTTCCTTTCGCGACCATCCAGGTCAAGGGAACCAACAAAGGTACTACTGCCGACCCGTCTGGTAATTTTAAGTTAGCCCTCGACATGGACAATGCGATACTTCAGATAAGGAGTGTCGGCTATACCATGAAAGAAGTTCCCGCAGGCAGCGGTGGCGTAGTGAATGTCTCTCTTGCACAAGACAATCAAAACCTTCAGGAAGTTGTTGTTACAGGTCTTGGCATCAAACGTGAAAAGAAAGCACTCGGCTATGCCGTACAGGATGTAAAAGGTGACGAACTCACGAAAGCAAGTCAGGGCGACGCGCTCAGGGCGATGTCCGGAAAGGTAGCTGGTATGCAGGTAATCGGTTCCGGGGGTACACCCGGTGCCGCTACCTATATCAAATTAAGAGGTACCAATTCACTCACTGGAAACAACCAGCCTTTATTTGTAATAGATGGCATCCCCGTCGATAACGGACAAAACTATTCCGGCGACCCATCTGATGGTACGAACAATTTATTGCAGGGTGCTACCAACACCAACCGAGGTGCAGATATCAATCCTGAAGACATTGAAAGTGTCTCTGTCCTGAAAGGCCCTGCAGCTGCAGCTTTGTATGGGATTGACGCTGCGAACGGTGCCATCATCATCACCACCAAAAAAGGAAAGGCCGGCAGAATGCAGGTCGATTTCAGCACAGGTATTTCCTTCGATGTAGTGAACCGTTTGCCAGGCATTCAGAAACAATATGTAAAAGGATCGGGGGGCGCCATTGCTCCATTTCTATCCAGTAACCGGTATTCATGGGGAGCCAATATAGATACCCTTTACTGGGATGGTAATGCCAATGAATGGGATAAACACGGTAATGTAGTTGGCGCGTCCGATGCAGCTGCAAAAACGAAGTTTGTACCTTATGATAATACAAAAGATTTCTGGCGCACTGGTGCAACTTACAACAATTCGCTTTCCTTCACAGGTGGTACAGATGCAGCGACTTACCGCATGTCTGTTTCTCACATGTACCAGAACTCTATCGTGCCGTTGCAAAGCTATACACGTACTTCCATCGCGATGGCAGGTACATTGAAAATATCTGACAGGGTAAAGGTATCCGGAAATCTGAACTACACCAATGATGGTGGTAATATGCCACAGAATGGTAGTAACACCTCCGGTATCATGCTGGGGCTGACCAGGACACCCATCTCTTTTGACAATTCAAATGGAGGATTAAAAGCAGACGATCCGAACACTTACCTATTGTCAAATGGATTAGTCAGATCCTATAGAAACAGTACCTATGATAATCCATACTGGACCATCAATAAAAATCCATATACCACATCAGTCAATCGTCTGATCGGTAGTACACAACTGGATTGGAATATCTGGAAAGACCTTTCCCTCACTTACAGGGTGGGTACAGATGTATACCAGGATAACCGTCACCAATACTACGAAATCCAATCAGGTGCTTATTCCGGTGGACGTGTGTTTGATGATAGATATACCTACAGAAGTGTGAACTCAGATGCGATCCTGACATGGGCAAGACAACTCTCTAAAGATTTCAGACTGGATGTAAAGCTGGGTAACAACTATTACTCCCGCAAGCTCGATGAGTTGTATACACAAGGTGATGGTCTGACCGCTGCGGGGTACGACAACATCAGTAATGCCACCGTACAGAAGTCTTATAATTTCGTTACACCATATAGAAGAGTATCCGGTTATTTTGATATCAACATGGATTACAAATCAATGTTGTTCCTGGAAATAACAGGACGTAATGACTGGTCTTCCACATTGCCAAAGAACAGCAACTCTTTCTTCTATCCATCTGCCAGTTTAGGTTGGGTATTCACAGAGCTGAACGGATTGAAGGATAACGATGTACTGAATTTTGGTAAGATCCGTTTGTCAGTGGCACAGGTAGGTAAGGACCCCGGTGAGTTCCGTACCCGCTCGTTCTTTGCACCTACTACATTTGCAGATGGTTATACCTCTGGCGTCTCTTTCCCGTATGATAGCAAAGGTGCTTTCTTCCTTGACAATGTATTGGGTAACCCCGGTCTGAAACCAGAGAAAACAACATCCTACGAAGCTGGTTTACAACTGCAATTCTTTCACAACAGATTGGGAGTGGATGCGACTTACTACTACTCAAAAGGTACTGACCTGATCGTACAATCACCGATTGCAGGCACATCCGGTTTCCAGTTTGTGACATTGAATGCAGGTAGTATCCGCAACAATGGGGTGGAGCTGACATTGACTGGTAAGATCCTTGCAGACAGGCCATTTACCTGGGATATGAACATCAACTACTCCATGAACAGGAGTAAGGTGCTGAAACTGGCACCGGGTATCAGCCAGATCACAGTCAATGGTTTTACAGGTACAGTCATCGCGCATTTACCGAACCAACCTGCAGGGATCATCTATGCATATGGTTGGCTCAGGGATAGCCAGGGACGAATCGTGATCAGCGATAAAAGTGATGACTATGGTTATCCGGTGGTATCAACAGCGCAAAAAGCAGTTGGTAACCCTAACCCAAAATTCCTGATGGGATGGGGCAATACATTCAGCTATAAAGGATTTACCCTGTATACGCTGGTTGACTGGAAATGTAAGGGAGATATATGGAATGGTACCCGTGGGTCACTGATGGCGATTGGTACATCCAAATATACGTTGAACAGGGGCTCGGAACATACATTTAACGGTGTGCTGGGGCACCTGAGTGATGCGGGCGAAATCGTACACACAGAAGGTGGTTCAGAAGTAGCGGGTGTAGGAGCAGTCAATACCACAGCAGTACCACTGGATGAAGCCTGGTACCAGGGAAATGGCGGTGGATTTGGTGCACAGACAGAGAGCTTTATCGATGATGGCTCTTATGTAAAACTGCGTGAAGTGACTTTGTCATATGATTTCAAAGGATTCAAAGAATCGAAGTTTATAAGGGGTATCACGGTAAGTACGTTTGCACGTAACATCATTTTATGGACACCCTATAAGGGGATAGACCCGGAAACAAGTTTGACAGGAGCGACAAATGCACAGGGGATTGATTATTTCAATATGCCTGGTACATCCAGTTATGGTCTGAATTTGAAGTTCCATTTCTAA
- a CDS encoding aspartate kinase — protein MKILKFGGTSVGKPERMHAVAQLVTADDAPKIVVLSALSGTTNSLVEIGQSLSEGKKEQAKGQIDKLEAHYRSFIEALVKQPEARVKAGAVIDEHFEFLNIILKISFNEALNKDILAQGELLSTKLFSVYLEEAGIHSELISALDFMSIDEYEEPEIPKIKIRLGNLLDKHKDNKIFVTQGYICRNHRGEIDNLKRGGSDYSASLIGAAIQAEEVQIWTDIDGMHNNDPRVVKKTFPIDQLSFDEAAELAYFGAKILHPASIWPAQHFNIPVKLLNTMQPEAHGTIITELPGGDGVKAVAAKDGIIAIKIKSSRMLLAYGFLRKIFEVFEKYRVPIDMITTSEVAVSLTIENTPQLDQLLKELQPFGSVELDHHQTIVSIVGNEVAATPSILKKLFEALNEVPLRMISYGGSRHNISILIGGQHKEKTLQLLNKGLFDLE, from the coding sequence ATGAAGATCTTAAAATTTGGCGGCACGTCGGTAGGTAAACCTGAACGCATGCATGCCGTGGCCCAGCTGGTGACTGCTGATGACGCTCCAAAAATCGTCGTGTTGTCTGCATTATCCGGTACCACCAATTCCTTGGTTGAGATAGGACAGTCCTTGTCTGAAGGTAAAAAGGAGCAGGCTAAGGGGCAGATAGATAAGCTGGAAGCACACTACCGCTCATTTATTGAGGCGCTGGTGAAGCAGCCTGAAGCACGTGTAAAGGCTGGTGCTGTTATTGACGAGCATTTTGAATTCCTGAACATCATCCTGAAGATTAGCTTCAACGAAGCTTTGAACAAGGATATCCTGGCGCAGGGTGAATTACTCTCTACCAAACTGTTCAGTGTATATCTGGAAGAAGCGGGTATCCATTCTGAATTGATATCAGCCCTGGATTTCATGAGCATAGACGAGTACGAGGAACCGGAAATTCCAAAGATCAAGATCCGCCTGGGCAACCTGTTGGATAAACATAAGGATAATAAGATTTTCGTTACACAGGGGTATATCTGCCGCAATCACAGAGGAGAGATAGACAACCTGAAACGTGGAGGTAGTGATTATTCAGCATCCCTGATCGGTGCAGCTATCCAGGCAGAAGAAGTACAGATCTGGACAGATATCGACGGTATGCATAACAATGATCCTCGTGTAGTAAAGAAAACTTTCCCGATCGATCAGCTGTCATTTGACGAGGCTGCGGAGCTGGCGTACTTTGGCGCTAAGATCCTGCATCCTGCATCTATATGGCCAGCACAGCACTTCAACATTCCGGTGAAGTTGCTGAACACGATGCAGCCTGAGGCACATGGTACCATTATTACAGAATTGCCAGGTGGCGATGGTGTGAAAGCAGTAGCTGCCAAGGATGGTATTATCGCAATTAAGATCAAATCCAGCCGTATGTTGCTGGCATATGGTTTCCTGCGTAAGATCTTCGAAGTATTTGAAAAATACCGTGTACCTATTGATATGATCACTACCTCAGAAGTGGCGGTATCACTGACAATAGAAAATACACCACAGCTGGATCAGCTGCTGAAAGAACTGCAGCCATTTGGTTCAGTAGAACTGGATCATCATCAGACTATCGTTTCAATCGTGGGTAACGAAGTAGCGGCAACGCCTTCTATCCTGAAGAAACTGTTTGAAGCGCTGAATGAAGTGCCTTTGAGAATGATTTCTTAT
- a CDS encoding SusD/RagB family nutrient-binding outer membrane lipoprotein, with translation MKKYIIYGSFAAMGILSTVSCTKNITDLNTNPNKPSSVSASSLYASATKEMADAITSTNVNLGIFRLIVQQWTETTYIDESNYNLVTRTIPDNFWDAFYTDALMDLKEAKTVLEADESTDATVKKNMLAQIDVMSVYGTSVLVNTFGNVPYSQSLNSDNLFNKYDDAHTIYTDLIARLDADLAAFDESATGMGTSNMLFSSDEIVNWKKFTNSLKLRLGILLADIDPATAQTIVTAASAGAFDTQGEYAKFPYSTVPPNTNPLWEDLVQSGRQDFVGSNTFVDYINSVEDPRRPFYFTTIGGIYKGGTNGVKSPYANYSHPGSLLEQKDLPGVFIDYSEVEFIRAEAIERGWAVGGTAITHYNNAITNSILYWGGTEEDAVTYLARTDVNYLTAAGDWKQKIGMQEWIALYNRGFDAWTAQRHLDYPQLTPPPKAQSGYPVRFTYPIAEQNLNTTNYNEAASAIGGDVVETKLFWDIY, from the coding sequence ATGAAAAAATATATCATATACGGTTCCTTTGCTGCAATGGGTATACTGTCTACGGTATCCTGTACAAAGAACATTACCGACTTAAATACAAATCCGAATAAACCCAGCTCCGTAAGTGCGTCTTCACTGTATGCCAGTGCAACAAAAGAAATGGCAGATGCGATCACCAGCACAAACGTAAACCTGGGTATCTTCAGGTTGATCGTACAGCAATGGACGGAGACTACTTACATCGATGAGAGCAATTATAACCTCGTGACCAGAACAATTCCTGACAACTTCTGGGACGCTTTCTACACAGATGCGCTGATGGATCTGAAAGAAGCAAAAACAGTACTGGAAGCAGATGAAAGCACCGATGCTACTGTGAAGAAAAATATGCTGGCACAGATCGATGTGATGTCAGTATATGGCACCTCTGTATTGGTAAATACCTTTGGTAATGTGCCTTATTCACAATCACTGAATTCTGACAATCTGTTCAACAAATACGATGACGCACATACCATCTATACTGACCTGATCGCCCGTCTGGATGCCGATCTGGCTGCATTCGATGAAAGCGCAACAGGTATGGGTACCTCCAATATGTTGTTTAGTAGTGATGAGATTGTAAACTGGAAAAAGTTTACCAACTCCCTGAAATTACGTCTGGGAATTTTGCTGGCAGATATTGATCCGGCTACAGCACAAACTATTGTAACAGCAGCATCTGCAGGTGCATTTGATACACAGGGTGAATATGCAAAGTTCCCTTACTCAACCGTTCCTCCAAATACCAACCCACTGTGGGAAGATCTGGTACAGAGCGGACGTCAGGATTTCGTAGGATCTAATACATTTGTTGATTATATCAACTCAGTAGAAGATCCAAGAAGACCTTTTTATTTCACTACCATTGGTGGTATATATAAAGGTGGTACTAATGGAGTAAAAAGTCCTTATGCAAACTATTCACATCCCGGCAGCCTTTTGGAGCAGAAAGACCTGCCTGGTGTGTTCATCGATTATTCTGAAGTGGAATTTATCCGTGCAGAGGCTATAGAAAGAGGCTGGGCTGTAGGTGGTACAGCAATTACACACTATAATAATGCAATTACAAATTCAATTCTTTACTGGGGTGGTACAGAAGAGGATGCTGTAACCTACCTGGCAAGAACAGATGTAAATTATCTGACTGCTGCTGGTGACTGGAAACAGAAGATTGGTATGCAGGAATGGATTGCATTATACAATCGTGGTTTTGATGCATGGACGGCACAGCGTCATTTGGATTATCCTCAGTTGACGCCTCCTCCAAAGGCCCAGTCTGGATATCCGGTGCGTTTCACTTATCCGATTGCAGAACAGAACCTGAATACTACTAATTACAATGAAGCAGCTTCTGCTATTGGTGGAGATGTGGTAGAGACGAAGTTGTTCTGGGATATTTATTAA